In a single window of the Acidobacteriota bacterium genome:
- a CDS encoding cyanophycinase, translating to MSESHDREIIGGHLLVIGGAEDRYNERRILKKFLELAGGEAAEILIVPVASDFPEFAADVYTQAFRNLGVSNPRVLRATSRQDVAQADAEKLLDGVTGIFMTGGDQMRLVSVLGGTKVAEKMRKMVRDTDVVMAGTSAGAAAMSTSMIVRGEATSHPHKNAVKLSPGLGFLKNIIIDQHFTERGRISRLITAVSYNPYNLGIGIDENTAIILNGKGVLEVFGQGSTTIVDGSEITFNEIAEVHDNEAFSVCGVQFHVLRDGLVYNYLERHPIQPPVEFLLPDLG from the coding sequence ATGAGTGAATCGCACGATCGCGAGATCATTGGCGGACATCTGCTGGTGATAGGCGGGGCAGAAGACAGATACAACGAGCGGCGCATACTTAAGAAGTTTCTTGAGCTTGCCGGCGGCGAGGCGGCTGAGATCCTTATCGTCCCTGTGGCGTCGGATTTTCCGGAGTTTGCTGCAGATGTTTACACGCAAGCCTTTCGCAATCTGGGCGTGAGCAATCCACGCGTACTTCGTGCCACATCGCGCCAGGATGTAGCTCAAGCGGATGCAGAAAAGCTGTTGGACGGCGTCACAGGTATCTTTATGACCGGCGGCGATCAGATGCGGCTTGTTTCGGTGCTGGGTGGAACGAAGGTGGCCGAAAAGATGAGAAAGATGGTTCGCGACACTGACGTGGTGATGGCAGGGACAAGCGCCGGGGCCGCTGCGATGAGCACGTCGATGATCGTACGCGGCGAGGCAACCTCGCATCCGCATAAGAATGCGGTCAAGCTGTCTCCGGGCCTCGGGTTTCTGAAAAATATCATCATAGATCAGCATTTCACCGAGCGTGGCCGCATAAGCCGCCTGATAACGGCCGTTTCGTATAATCCTTACAATTTGGGCATCGGAATAGACGAGAACACAGCAATAATCCTGAATGGCAAGGGAGTACTTGAAGTATTTGGCCAGGGGTCCACGACGATAGTAGATGGCTCAGAGATCACTTTCAATGAGATCGCGGAAGTGCATGATAACGAAGCATTTAGTGTTTGCGGCGTGCAGTTTCATGTATTGCGTGACGGGCTGGTTTACAATTATCTCGAACGCCACCCGATCCAACCTCCTGTGGAGTTTTTGCTCCCTGATCTTGGGTGA
- the carB gene encoding carbamoyl-phosphate synthase large subunit, with translation MPRRNDIRKILIIGSGPIVIGQACEFDYSGTQACRALKQEGFDVVLMNSNPATIMTDPEIADRTYVEPLTLETARAVIEKERPDALLPTVGGQTGLNLSVELFESGVLDEFGVKLIGANIDAIKVGEDRELFKKAMDEVGIPSPKGGFAHTWEEAQGIVEQTGYPAIIRPAFTLGGTGGGTAYNPEEFGEIAKNGLAASPVSQILVEESILGWKEFELEVMRDLNDNVVIICSIENFDPMGVHTGDSITVAPAQTLTDVEYQQLRDMSITCIRKVGVETGGSNIQFAVNPENGDVRIIEMNPRVSRSSALASKATGFPIAKIAAKLAVGYTLDEIPNDITKKTPASFEPTIDYIVTKIPKWAFEKFPGAEDVLDTQMRSVGEVMAIGRTFKESLFKGLRSLEAVKPLRLVDVPDEELQRKLARPNSQRFSYITYALQNGYTIDEVHRLTKIDRWFLDQLAQVMEFQASLLEPAASADGRALQAFTDSELRVAKEFGLSDRRLSFLTGASETEVREHRRSKGIAPVYKRVDTCGAEFESFTPYMYSTYEEECEAEPTERRKIMILGSGPNRIGQGIEFDYCCCHASFALRDADFETIMVNCNPETVSTDYDTSDRLYFEPLTFEDVMNIVDIERPVGVIVQFGGQTPLNLADKLHAAGVPIIGTSPDSIDLAEDRKRFSSLLNELNIPQPPNGTATSPEEAKAIAAEIGYPVVVRPSFVLGGRAMAIVYDEQSLDEYMRTAVDASPEKPILIDKFLERAAEIDVDALADETAVVIAGIQEHIEEAGIHSGDSSSVLPPQRIAVEHLETIRHYTQMLAKGLKVNGLMNIQYAVQNDRVYVLEVNPRASRTVPFVAKATGVPIAKIASIVMAGDKNLADFSLPEVLNVPQVFVKSPVFPFKKFAGVDPILGPEMHSTGEVMGVGATFREAYGKAMEGAGLKLPLAGKAFISVTNSDKGTAVVLARRLKKLGFDLVATHGTAIRLREVGLECENVFKVNEGRPNIADLIRQGDIALIINTPLGKASRYDEKAIRKAALQYNVPCVTTMTGAEALVEAIGMKIESPGVTVRSLQEIHNTDEHLEHQEHRA, from the coding sequence ATGCCCAGAAGAAATGATATCCGTAAGATCCTGATCATCGGTTCCGGCCCTATTGTGATCGGGCAGGCGTGCGAATTTGATTATTCGGGCACCCAAGCCTGCCGCGCTCTGAAACAGGAGGGATTCGATGTCGTTTTGATGAACTCCAATCCCGCGACGATCATGACCGACCCCGAGATCGCCGATCGCACCTATGTCGAGCCTCTCACACTTGAGACCGCCAGGGCGGTGATCGAAAAAGAACGGCCTGATGCCTTGCTGCCGACCGTGGGCGGGCAGACCGGTTTGAATCTTTCCGTTGAGCTGTTCGAAAGCGGTGTTTTGGATGAATTCGGTGTAAAGCTGATCGGTGCAAACATCGACGCCATCAAGGTCGGCGAGGATCGCGAGCTTTTCAAGAAAGCGATGGACGAAGTGGGCATTCCGTCTCCAAAGGGCGGGTTTGCACACACGTGGGAAGAGGCTCAAGGGATCGTTGAACAAACGGGTTACCCGGCGATCATTCGCCCGGCTTTTACTTTGGGCGGAACCGGCGGCGGAACTGCTTACAACCCCGAAGAATTCGGAGAGATCGCAAAGAACGGCCTGGCTGCGTCGCCTGTTTCACAGATACTGGTCGAAGAATCCATACTCGGTTGGAAAGAATTTGAGCTTGAGGTCATGCGAGACCTTAACGACAACGTCGTCATCATCTGCTCCATTGAGAATTTCGACCCGATGGGCGTGCATACCGGCGATTCGATAACGGTCGCTCCGGCACAGACCCTGACCGACGTCGAATATCAGCAACTTCGAGATATGTCGATCACGTGCATCCGCAAGGTTGGCGTAGAGACAGGCGGCTCGAACATTCAGTTTGCCGTGAATCCCGAGAACGGCGATGTTCGCATCATCGAGATGAATCCGCGGGTGTCACGGTCTTCCGCACTTGCTTCAAAAGCGACAGGATTTCCTATTGCAAAGATCGCCGCCAAACTCGCGGTCGGCTATACGCTGGACGAAATTCCGAACGATATCACGAAAAAAACTCCCGCGTCGTTCGAGCCGACAATAGATTACATCGTCACTAAGATCCCAAAATGGGCTTTTGAAAAATTTCCGGGTGCCGAGGACGTTCTCGATACGCAGATGAGATCGGTCGGCGAGGTGATGGCGATCGGCCGCACGTTCAAAGAATCGCTGTTCAAAGGCCTTCGGTCACTCGAAGCTGTAAAGCCATTACGTCTGGTAGATGTGCCTGATGAAGAGCTTCAGCGAAAACTCGCGCGTCCGAATTCACAGCGTTTCTCATACATCACCTACGCTCTCCAGAACGGTTACACGATCGATGAAGTCCATCGGTTGACCAAGATCGACCGCTGGTTCCTCGATCAGCTAGCGCAGGTAATGGAGTTTCAGGCGTCGCTGTTAGAGCCGGCTGCGTCGGCAGACGGCAGAGCCCTTCAGGCTTTTACAGACAGCGAGCTGCGTGTAGCTAAAGAGTTCGGCCTGTCGGATCGCCGTCTTTCATTTCTGACCGGTGCTTCAGAAACCGAGGTTCGAGAACACCGCAGATCGAAAGGCATCGCTCCCGTTTACAAACGTGTCGATACGTGCGGTGCAGAGTTCGAGTCTTTCACGCCGTATATGTACTCGACCTATGAGGAAGAATGCGAGGCCGAGCCGACCGAACGCCGGAAGATCATGATCCTTGGCAGCGGGCCGAACCGCATCGGACAGGGAATTGAGTTCGACTATTGCTGTTGCCATGCGTCGTTCGCTCTTCGCGACGCGGATTTTGAGACGATCATGGTCAACTGCAATCCGGAAACCGTCTCAACTGATTACGACACGTCCGACAGGCTGTATTTTGAGCCGCTGACCTTTGAGGACGTGATGAACATAGTCGATATCGAGCGTCCCGTAGGCGTCATCGTGCAGTTCGGCGGCCAGACACCGCTAAATCTCGCAGACAAACTGCATGCTGCTGGCGTTCCGATCATCGGGACGTCCCCCGATTCTATTGATCTGGCCGAAGACCGCAAGAGGTTTTCTTCACTGCTGAATGAACTGAACATTCCTCAGCCGCCGAACGGCACGGCGACCTCACCTGAGGAAGCGAAAGCAATCGCTGCCGAGATCGGCTATCCCGTTGTTGTCAGGCCGAGTTTCGTGCTCGGCGGGCGGGCGATGGCGATCGTATATGATGAGCAATCGCTCGACGAATACATGCGCACGGCGGTCGATGCGTCTCCTGAAAAGCCGATATTGATCGACAAGTTTCTCGAACGGGCTGCCGAGATCGACGTCGACGCTCTGGCGGATGAAACGGCTGTGGTCATCGCAGGGATACAGGAGCACATCGAAGAAGCCGGCATTCACTCCGGCGATTCTTCGAGCGTTCTTCCGCCGCAGCGAATCGCGGTAGAGCACCTCGAAACCATCCGGCACTACACTCAAATGCTTGCAAAAGGCCTTAAAGTAAATGGTCTGATGAATATCCAGTACGCCGTTCAGAACGACCGCGTCTATGTCCTTGAGGTCAATCCGCGGGCTTCGCGGACCGTTCCATTTGTAGCAAAAGCGACCGGAGTGCCTATTGCCAAGATCGCCTCGATCGTAATGGCGGGCGACAAGAATTTAGCAGACTTCAGTTTACCTGAGGTTCTAAATGTCCCGCAGGTGTTCGTAAAGTCTCCCGTATTTCCGTTCAAGAAATTCGCCGGGGTCGATCCGATCCTTGGTCCGGAAATGCACTCGACCGGTGAGGTAATGGGTGTCGGGGCAACATTTCGCGAGGCTTACGGCAAAGCAATGGAAGGAGCCGGACTGAAACTTCCGCTTGCGGGCAAAGCTTTTATTTCGGTGACGAACAGTGACAAAGGGACTGCCGTCGTTCTGGCACGGCGGCTCAAAAAGCTTGGTTTTGACTTGGTAGCGACGCATGGCACAGCAATTCGACTTCGCGAGGTCGGTTTAGAATGCGAAAACGTTTTCAAGGTAAATGAAGGCCGGCCAAATATTGCCGATCTGATCCGGCAAGGCGACATCGCACTAATTATCAATACGCCGCTCGGAAAAGCCTCGCGTTATGACGAAAAGGCGATCCGTAAGGCTGCCCTGCAGTACAATGTTCCGTGCGTCACGACCATGACAGGTGCTGAAGCCCTTGTTGAAGCCATTGGAATGAAGATCGAATCGCCGGGTGTTACTGTTCGCAGCCTGCAGGAGATCCATAATACAGATGAACATCTGGAGCATCAGGAACACCGAGCATAA
- a CDS encoding tetratricopeptide repeat protein, with translation MKVAASRFLSLFVIAAMMNFIWPGISQDLVQTESLTSGSSVFVFRQSRLQRSAALAGGRVALRSDENARGARGATTIARNSQKKRVTAIKEPDRTAVAASNRNAVRSQTLTRTADDLLAKDNIDGAIANYRSALAANPQNKRAQTGLSSAMTAKAITIAGEDNDRDAVPLLEEAIKYDGSNDAAYAKLGAVFEANGEPLKAAEKYEKAAALNAEHAILYGRIGLIRLNAGEVALAETALQRSDAANVDSADSRFLRGLIHFKQNRDAEALAAFERAAEFEERFAEANFYRGQVLDRMGRNDQAVAAYRTTLKNDPAFTPAAIEMGNVFLEKGENENAVAALDDAAKREPQNAEIQFQLGNALRLLERFAEAGNAYQRASVTIRTVDLYSNWGYSLGRAGDWANAAEKLKVAAEINPAGIEYSNVGWAYYNAGYAIIEAADKDPANQLLAQARTYLVRAVELDRTLAAAFLNLGSTHNALGEFDDAIRILQTALSLRRDWLIAMNQLGLGYRGLRDFKNAIATLKRAVEIDPRYALGLYNLGESYFASGNKSEAQKIQAQLRRIDPSLATRLESVIAGRMIDAGRQQIERRIRIPRPF, from the coding sequence ATGAAAGTTGCAGCATCACGTTTCCTTTCGCTTTTCGTAATCGCGGCAATGATGAACTTCATTTGGCCGGGCATAAGTCAAGATCTGGTACAAACGGAAAGCCTGACGTCCGGATCGAGCGTGTTCGTCTTTCGCCAGTCGAGGCTTCAGCGGTCGGCAGCTCTCGCCGGCGGCCGTGTGGCTCTGCGAAGCGATGAGAACGCCCGCGGGGCCCGCGGAGCGACGACAATTGCCCGTAATAGTCAGAAGAAGCGTGTCACGGCAATAAAAGAACCTGACCGCACAGCGGTCGCGGCGTCAAACAGGAACGCGGTTCGCTCGCAGACACTTACGCGTACGGCGGACGATCTTCTGGCAAAGGACAACATTGACGGGGCGATCGCAAACTACAGGTCAGCACTTGCCGCGAATCCACAGAACAAGCGTGCTCAGACAGGGCTTTCAAGCGCGATGACCGCGAAGGCTATCACCATCGCGGGAGAAGATAATGACCGCGACGCTGTTCCGCTTCTCGAAGAAGCGATCAAGTATGACGGCTCTAATGATGCGGCCTATGCCAAGCTCGGTGCTGTTTTCGAAGCGAACGGTGAGCCGTTGAAGGCCGCCGAAAAATACGAAAAAGCCGCTGCCCTGAATGCCGAACACGCCATACTCTACGGGCGGATCGGGCTTATTAGGTTGAACGCCGGTGAAGTAGCGTTGGCCGAGACTGCTCTTCAAAGGTCCGATGCGGCAAATGTCGACTCTGCCGATTCGCGTTTCCTGCGGGGGCTGATCCATTTCAAGCAGAACCGCGACGCTGAGGCTCTCGCAGCATTTGAACGAGCAGCAGAATTTGAAGAGCGTTTCGCCGAGGCAAATTTTTATCGCGGTCAGGTCCTTGACCGCATGGGCCGGAACGATCAGGCCGTCGCCGCGTATCGGACGACCCTCAAGAATGACCCTGCATTCACGCCTGCAGCGATCGAGATGGGAAATGTCTTTCTGGAGAAAGGTGAAAACGAGAACGCAGTCGCTGCTCTCGATGATGCTGCCAAACGTGAGCCTCAGAACGCAGAGATACAGTTCCAATTAGGTAATGCTCTTCGGCTTTTGGAGCGCTTTGCAGAGGCCGGGAATGCATACCAACGAGCTTCTGTCACCATTAGAACCGTCGATCTTTATTCGAATTGGGGCTATTCGCTTGGACGTGCGGGTGATTGGGCGAATGCCGCGGAAAAATTGAAGGTCGCAGCTGAAATAAACCCCGCAGGCATTGAGTATTCGAACGTTGGCTGGGCTTACTACAATGCCGGCTATGCCATTATCGAAGCTGCCGACAAAGATCCCGCAAATCAGCTTTTGGCACAAGCTCGTACCTATCTCGTCCGAGCCGTCGAACTGGACCGCACTCTCGCTGCGGCATTTCTCAACCTAGGTTCGACTCACAACGCTCTCGGCGAATTTGACGACGCGATACGGATCTTGCAGACAGCTCTTTCGCTGCGTCGAGATTGGCTGATCGCGATGAATCAGCTTGGTCTCGGTTATCGCGGCCTGCGTGATTTCAAGAATGCTATCGCCACGCTTAAGCGCGCTGTAGAGATCGATCCGCGTTATGCACTTGGCCTCTATAACCTCGGCGAATCCTATTTCGCAAGCGGCAACAAGAGTGAGGCTCAAAAGATACAGGCCCAGCTGCGCCGCATAGATCCATCGCTGGCAACTCGTCTCGAGAGTGTGATCGCAGGCAGGATGATTGATGCCGGACGCCAGCAGATCGAGCGTCGAATTCGTATTCCGAGACCTTTTTAA
- a CDS encoding UDP-N-acetylmuramate dehydrogenase: MTVQKDVPLAQYTTIGIGGPARFFVEARSEDEIVGALRWADDAGVPVFILGGGSNILFGDDGFDGLVVKISTSGVEFEEIRNGAVMVASAAGEEWDGLVSMCSERGLAGIECLSGIPGTVGGTPIQNVGAYGQEVSQTIVSVRCLDRETQRIVDIENADCGFSYRQSIFNTTARRRYVVLSVQFHLRSGEPDLPAYPELRREMEAGVNEMSPLTIREAVMRLRRQKSMVVDPADPNSRSLGSFFKNPVVTLEAHRRLCDRFGDVPSFAAEGGVKVPAAWLIEKSGFTKGHVEGNTGISTKHSLALINRGGATAAELIAFRDKVAGAVEHRFGIRLVMEPEAVGA; the protein is encoded by the coding sequence CTGACAGTGCAAAAGGACGTACCCCTCGCCCAGTATACGACCATAGGAATTGGCGGACCTGCCCGTTTCTTTGTCGAAGCGCGGAGTGAGGATGAGATCGTTGGAGCATTGCGGTGGGCCGACGACGCGGGCGTGCCCGTCTTCATTCTCGGGGGCGGAAGCAACATTCTCTTCGGCGACGATGGGTTTGACGGTCTTGTCGTCAAAATATCGACTTCCGGTGTCGAGTTTGAAGAGATTCGCAACGGTGCTGTTATGGTTGCGTCGGCGGCCGGCGAAGAATGGGATGGACTCGTTTCAATGTGTTCTGAGCGAGGCCTTGCAGGTATTGAATGCTTGAGCGGCATTCCGGGGACGGTTGGCGGAACTCCGATCCAGAACGTAGGGGCTTATGGGCAAGAGGTTTCGCAGACGATCGTTTCCGTGCGATGCCTTGACCGAGAAACACAGCGGATCGTTGATATAGAGAATGCCGATTGCGGATTTTCGTATCGTCAAAGCATTTTCAACACGACCGCTCGCAGGAGGTACGTGGTGCTTTCTGTGCAGTTTCATCTGAGGTCGGGCGAACCCGACCTGCCCGCATATCCGGAACTGAGGCGTGAGATGGAGGCGGGCGTCAATGAGATGTCGCCGCTCACGATTCGCGAGGCCGTCATGCGGCTCCGACGTCAAAAATCTATGGTGGTCGATCCGGCAGATCCGAATTCGAGGAGTCTTGGTTCCTTTTTTAAGAATCCTGTAGTGACTCTCGAAGCTCACAGGAGGCTTTGTGATCGATTTGGTGACGTACCTTCGTTTGCGGCCGAAGGCGGTGTAAAGGTCCCTGCTGCGTGGCTTATCGAGAAGAGCGGTTTTACAAAGGGTCACGTTGAAGGGAACACGGGCATTTCGACTAAACACTCTCTTGCACTTATCAACCGCGGGGGAGCCACGGCTGCTGAGTTGATAGCTTTCCGTGATAAGGTCGCCGGAGCCGTCGAACATCGATTCGGTATACGGCTCGTCATGGAACCCGAAGCGGTCGGGGCATGA
- a CDS encoding tetratricopeptide repeat protein, with translation MRYLNSCSKFSLTAVLAASVLLQPVASNGQDLVPTSSLTGGSSVFVFRSSSRVAKRPAASVARPSRTKNQQMETAAKIRRQYETIARVNPTRAKSDVIDPNRLPKNYRTLPAVQASKLFAGVGEYYVNNGDYDKALEFFRDSVSLDESNDAAKGGYSEALAIKGNDLLLKDQAQQAKAMFLEALKFDPKNSAAYFGLGEVYVELDMLDEAIANYERSLESNKDLTEIFVPLGILYYQTGDIAKADELLTKALTFSPNSSETQFFLGLIRRSQNRNEEALAAFRKARELDTTRPETPFFTGELLVSMKRTAESISEYQAAVALRPNYYDAWVGLAEAHVELGNFREAVEAYIAAAKLKNDSWEVFAGLADSYRQTNDFINAEVNYRLAATFYMQQPEFVKDIAADLYSKLGYVIGAQCDEAMRKFQPCKWGAAVRAMEQAVDLANNPVDVANLGWAYYNAARMDLNQRNPTAAAPNLEKAKAALERALAGAPQISDAILQNLGAVQIDMNDFRGAIDSLKPVVQRKPDWIFSRYALGTAYFKVNNFDEAAKMFRSVLDLDPKNIPALSSLGYSEIKRKNGKEVRKVLEILRPLSPADAIRVEQEAKLAKVI, from the coding sequence ATGAGATATCTCAACTCTTGCTCTAAATTCAGTTTAACGGCCGTTCTGGCGGCTTCTGTACTTCTCCAGCCGGTCGCCTCCAATGGCCAGGACCTTGTACCTACGAGCAGCCTGACCGGCGGATCAAGCGTATTTGTCTTTCGAAGCTCATCACGGGTTGCAAAACGTCCTGCTGCGTCCGTTGCACGGCCGTCGAGAACTAAGAACCAACAGATGGAAACCGCCGCCAAGATCAGACGGCAGTATGAGACCATTGCCCGCGTAAACCCGACCCGAGCCAAATCAGATGTGATCGACCCGAACCGGCTGCCAAAGAATTACCGGACGCTTCCTGCTGTCCAAGCGTCGAAACTGTTTGCGGGGGTTGGCGAGTATTACGTCAATAACGGTGATTACGACAAGGCTCTGGAGTTTTTCCGCGATTCGGTCAGCCTTGACGAATCCAATGACGCCGCAAAAGGCGGCTACAGCGAAGCACTTGCCATCAAGGGAAACGACCTGCTGCTAAAAGATCAGGCTCAGCAGGCGAAAGCGATGTTTCTGGAGGCGTTAAAATTCGATCCGAAGAATTCGGCGGCCTATTTCGGCCTAGGCGAGGTTTACGTTGAACTGGACATGCTCGACGAAGCGATCGCGAATTACGAACGATCGCTCGAGAGTAACAAGGACCTAACGGAGATATTCGTCCCGCTGGGCATTCTGTATTATCAGACCGGCGACATCGCCAAAGCCGATGAACTCTTGACGAAGGCACTCACTTTCTCGCCAAATTCATCTGAAACGCAATTCTTCCTCGGCTTGATCCGACGGTCGCAGAACCGAAATGAGGAAGCACTTGCAGCATTCCGAAAGGCCCGCGAGTTAGACACGACTCGACCCGAGACGCCGTTCTTTACGGGCGAACTCCTCGTGTCGATGAAACGCACCGCTGAGTCCATTTCCGAATATCAGGCGGCCGTCGCTCTCAGGCCGAATTACTATGACGCCTGGGTCGGTTTGGCAGAAGCACACGTTGAACTCGGCAATTTCCGTGAAGCCGTGGAGGCTTATATAGCGGCTGCGAAATTGAAGAATGATAGTTGGGAGGTTTTCGCTGGACTTGCGGATTCGTATCGTCAGACGAATGACTTTATCAATGCTGAGGTCAACTATCGGTTGGCCGCGACGTTCTACATGCAGCAGCCGGAGTTCGTGAAAGACATTGCGGCCGACCTTTACAGCAAGCTGGGCTATGTGATCGGTGCTCAATGTGACGAGGCGATGAGGAAGTTCCAGCCGTGTAAATGGGGAGCGGCCGTACGTGCCATGGAACAGGCGGTCGATCTTGCAAACAACCCGGTCGATGTCGCGAATCTCGGATGGGCATATTACAACGCCGCGCGTATGGACCTGAATCAGCGTAACCCGACCGCTGCGGCTCCAAATCTTGAAAAGGCCAAAGCTGCATTGGAGCGTGCGTTGGCCGGAGCTCCGCAAATATCCGACGCGATACTCCAGAATTTGGGGGCAGTTCAGATCGACATGAACGATTTTCGCGGTGCGATCGACTCTCTAAAGCCGGTCGTACAGCGGAAACCCGATTGGATCTTTTCCAGATACGCACTCGGGACAGCATATTTCAAGGTCAACAATTTTGACGAAGCGGCAAAAATGTTCCGCAGTGTTCTGGACCTCGATCCGAAGAATATTCCGGCACTTTCGAGCCTCGGCTATTCTGAGATCAAACGAAAGAACGGCAAAGAGGTTCGAAAGGTCCTCGAAATTTTGCGGCCGCTTTCTCCGGCCGATGCCATAAGGGTTGAGCAGGAAGCCAAACTTGCGAAGGTCATTTGA
- a CDS encoding elongation factor G, which translates to MKAFATEDIRNLAVIGHGDAGKTQLVSSMIFVAGGGRWGKVDEGTTITDYEDDAIERKVSLNNNFAHLEYADKKINFIDTPGYAAFVAHARPALRIADCALVVVDGVHGIEVQTEKTWQYANEFLLPRFMVINKLDKEHSDFGHALETATSSFARSIVPFTLPIGSEANFKGVVDVVHQKAYEFDDKGKAKEIPIPEEGRDIFERTRERLVEIVAESDDALMEKYFENGTLDEDEIYPNLARAIASSKLCPVYAVSSTNLVGLQILLDHIVEFGPNPATHEAEYGFKDNDMSGDRVTRKYSNDEPFSAYVFRTIADPFAGRISVMKVISGKVSADATILNSSRDTAERLGALHLISGKTLDKVQEANTGDIIAVVKLKDTQTGDTLCDKANPIVYPPVEYPEAAIAFAIEPKSRADEDKISVALHKILEEDPSLHFDRDAQTKEFILSGSGQLHIETVVKKLADRYHVEVALHPPKVPYKETITATAEVQGRHKKQSGGRGQFGDCKCIFEPMERGAGFEWVDKIFGGAIPQNFRPAVEKGIIEAAANGAVAGYPLVDFRVTLIDGSYHTVDSDEHSFRAAGRKAFRAAMEKAKPTLLEPIMDVEVFTPQEVSGDIMGDLNSRRGRVAGMEMRGKQQVIKAKVPLSEMLDYQSKLNSVTQARGSYHMQFSHYDPLPGNLAQKVIDEAVAAGRVRAHEDDE; encoded by the coding sequence ATGAAAGCATTTGCTACTGAGGATATCAGGAATCTGGCTGTCATTGGTCACGGCGACGCAGGTAAAACCCAGCTCGTCAGTTCGATGATCTTTGTTGCAGGCGGCGGTCGTTGGGGAAAGGTCGATGAAGGAACAACGATCACCGATTACGAAGACGATGCGATAGAAAGAAAGGTCTCTCTTAACAACAATTTTGCCCACCTCGAATACGCAGACAAAAAGATAAATTTCATTGACACGCCCGGATATGCCGCGTTCGTCGCGCACGCCAGGCCTGCGCTTCGAATTGCCGATTGCGCATTGGTCGTTGTGGACGGCGTACACGGGATCGAGGTGCAGACCGAAAAGACATGGCAGTATGCGAACGAGTTTCTTCTGCCGCGTTTTATGGTCATCAACAAGCTGGACAAAGAGCATTCTGATTTTGGCCACGCTCTTGAGACCGCGACATCGAGTTTTGCCCGTTCGATCGTTCCGTTCACACTCCCGATCGGATCCGAGGCAAATTTCAAGGGCGTCGTCGATGTCGTTCACCAAAAGGCCTATGAGTTTGATGACAAAGGAAAAGCCAAGGAGATACCGATCCCTGAAGAAGGGCGGGACATTTTTGAGCGGACCCGTGAAAGGCTGGTCGAGATAGTTGCCGAATCAGACGATGCTCTGATGGAAAAGTATTTTGAGAACGGCACTCTCGACGAGGACGAGATATATCCGAACCTCGCAAGAGCGATCGCCAGCAGTAAACTTTGTCCTGTATACGCAGTCTCCTCCACAAATTTGGTGGGACTGCAGATCTTGCTTGATCACATAGTCGAATTTGGGCCCAATCCGGCGACGCACGAAGCAGAATACGGCTTCAAGGACAACGATATGTCGGGCGACCGCGTCACCCGGAAATATAGTAACGACGAGCCGTTCTCGGCCTATGTCTTCAGGACCATCGCCGATCCGTTCGCAGGCCGCATAAGCGTAATGAAGGTCATTTCGGGCAAGGTCTCCGCGGACGCGACGATATTGAACAGCTCTCGGGACACCGCAGAGCGTCTCGGTGCGCTTCATTTGATCTCCGGAAAGACACTCGACAAAGTGCAAGAAGCCAACACCGGCGACATCATTGCGGTGGTTAAGCTGAAGGACACACAGACCGGCGACACGCTCTGTGACAAGGCGAATCCGATAGTCTATCCGCCGGTCGAATATCCCGAAGCGGCCATCGCATTTGCGATCGAGCCGAAATCACGCGCCGACGAAGACAAGATCTCTGTCGCCCTTCACAAGATACTCGAAGAAGACCCTTCGCTTCATTTCGACCGCGACGCCCAGACCAAAGAGTTCATTCTTTCAGGTTCGGGCCAGCTTCATATTGAAACCGTCGTCAAGAAACTTGCCGACCGATATCACGTCGAAGTCGCACTGCATCCGCCGAAGGTGCCCTACAAGGAAACCATTACCGCGACGGCCGAGGTTCAGGGCCGTCACAAGAAACAGTCCGGAGGCCGCGGCCAGTTCGGCGACTGCAAGTGCATATTTGAACCGATGGAGCGCGGTGCCGGATTTGAATGGGTCGACAAGATCTTTGGAGGTGCGATACCTCAGAATTTCCGGCCGGCAGTCGAAAAGGGCATCATCGAGGCGGCAGCGAACGGGGCTGTTGCCGGCTATCCGTTGGTCGATTTTCGCGTGACGCTGATCGACGGCAGCTACCATACGGTCGATTCTGATGAGCATTCATTCAGGGCAGCCGGACGAAAGGCTTTCCGTGCCGCAATGGAAAAGGCAAAACCGACGCTGCTGGAGCCCATAATGGATGTCGAGGTTTTCACCCCGCAGGAAGTGTCGGGCGACATCATGGGTGACCTGAACTCCCGCCGAGGCCGTGTTGCGGGAATGGAAATGCGCGGAAAACAGCAGGTTATTAAAGCGAAAGTGCCGCTTTCGGAAATGCTCGATTACCAGTCGAAACTCAATTCTGTAACTCAGGCACGCGGCTCGTACCACATGCAGTTCTCGCATTATGACCCGCTGCCTGGGAACTTGGCACAAAAGGTAATTGACGAGGCGGTCGCCGCAGGGCGCGTCCGAGCTCACGAAGACGACGAATAA